The sequence CTTGCATATAAGTCCTTGCAGGGCTTTATGGAGTATGATATTTTATGGAGTCTGTTAAAAGCAGGCACATAATAAAAGTCCTTTCCTTTAGGGGAAAGGATTTGTTTATTTTCCGGGAGATATATAAAAATGGGTATAATTGGAACTTTATTGATCATCCTCTTTGTTATTGTCAGCGCTCTGCTGATTCTGATGGTTCTTCTTCAAGACGATCAGGGCGAAGGTCTGGGCGGTCTTTTCGGTGGCTCCAGCGGTTCACCTTTTGGCGGCGCTACCAACAATGGTCTTGTTAGATTGACATCCATATTGGGTACCATCTTTATGGTCAGCTCACTGCTTGTCGCAGTTGTAGTCAAGTCACCTAACAGCAGCGACGTAATCGGTGAAGCCAGAAAGGCCAATGTTGAAAACAGCACAGGCGACTGGTGGGAAGCTGATGTACAGGAAGGAAGCGAAGGCAACGCC is a genomic window of Oceanispirochaeta sp. M1 containing:
- the secG gene encoding preprotein translocase subunit SecG; its protein translation is MGIIGTLLIILFVIVSALLILMVLLQDDQGEGLGGLFGGSSGSPFGGATNNGLVRLTSILGTIFMVSSLLVAVVVKSPNSSDVIGEARKANVENSTGDWWEADVQEGSEGNALVIPEN